The following proteins are encoded in a genomic region of Saccharomyces mikatae IFO 1815 strain IFO1815 genome assembly, chromosome: 9:
- the MLP2 gene encoding Mlp2p (similar to Saccharomyces cerevisiae MLP2 (YIL149C) and MLP1 (YKR095W); ancestral locus Anc_5.702) — protein sequence MEDKISEFLHVPFESLQGINYSVLRKLFKKIDNFEYFEEEVTRLNVLVDEIKSQYYSRISKLSKLLNESSEQKNIASKELSHLQDQLMQDRERCRRKIDALNKQLDSSRDAIKRLNDEKDAKEESMIRQSKHQNVNSVQNVLDKENKLLRRKLMEMENILQICKSNSVSLQLKYDTIVQEKELMLQNKKWTEEKLSSYNNKTLADESTKASRIRNLEEKLYQAQADRESALSYSQLLLDQNKQLSHSVEEKILEIKNLKDTACIEKTEFSKEMTLQKSMNDLLSSQLASFERDHSSGEIGKDDDNLCKDPDHNNVTDELMNTKVQFQKSQDECQRLQNIISDFVQEDKATVDTNGASHTVGKLFSDIKVLRKQLIKERSQKFQLQNQMEDFILELEHKTPELVSFKERTKSLEHELKRSTELLETISMAKRKDERELTSLRQKINSCEANIHLLVKQRLDLARQVKVLLLNTSAIQKTTLPLSKDDLISLRKILESGSDVNENDAQAIISERLVEFNNINELQEKNVELLYCIRTLADKLEFHEGKKDTTLAEVEKQTIKEAKDAIIELENTNMKMESRINILLRERDSYKLLASSKENNVNVNAKNFTEISHEKKIKELEAELSSTKVESSAVIQNLRKELTTYKKLLCDKKIASQDFENFKMLAKEKESILETRVNNLKTDLEKQKLSVPSFVQDNKVRDSTELLQSRTKTEILMHEISSLKKETANSMVLKESLTRDLERCCKEKIQLQMKLKESEISLNEQKVNFDSKGIKYDARIKQLEESLERLRIELKSKAQEIKSLQSSKDSQLKWAQNTIDDTEEKLKSVLTELSRKEKTVVTLSSKIENLDNELRENKLKYEFLNNTSDASTLQPALRKELEQTQLELKDAHSQVRTYEEIISTNEKALKELNSQLASMKEDYDARIELECKEKLANEEELSLLRRELDEIRSLQPKLKEGTVCLVKQSEKLRNQAEKIQEMKAKIDKMNWNVQVYKKEKTSQFQSIMKANKELSELVTRLEKEATDSQMELKKLKSSLHKTQDLLDTHEKKWMEEKADYERELISNIEQTESLRVENSVLIEKIGSVTEGSDGNEDYLKLVSFFSNLRHERNSLETKLTTCKRDLALVKQKNASLEKNINDLQIDQPASQTELQCSAVIIDEFNDITKEIAQVNLLKENNAILQKSLKNVTEKNREIYEELTIRQEEVSQLKSDLIKTKEQVSVNANKILIYESEMDQCKQRYHDLSTQQREVQKKTIEKLNSEISDFKAKLLDAENTKTELENKFNRLKKQAHEKLDASKKQQTALTNELKELKAVRDKLEQDLNSKNFKTVDLDTEPKEHTVQSGDLLRDQEKVASLPLIEEIESLKRELQVFKNANNSSDAFEKLRDNMEEEKNKIINERTKEFEKKLEEIVSKSKSTGKVADNSENIETLKKEWLKEYEEETIRRIREAEENLKKRIRLPSEERIQKIISKRKEELEEEFQRKLKENASSLTFSCDRKETNDDPDEDLWNSPSKGNSERPSVITDFMKQKNIKVQEQLKKAKNGVFFGDSRSSSMNKENSALVKVNDDKAASTFSFGKPLFPSTTTSFQSFQNPFTQSTIDSNTGVSLPTFNIRTDLLAGVATDTSKTDGLANNSPDEEEITEIGSTLKRPNEEDASSDPNTKKVKESPEDEPASKD from the coding sequence ATGGAGGACAAAATATCCGAATTTTTGCATGTTCCATTCGAATCACTTCAAGGCATTAACTATTCTGTTTTGAGAAAACTATTTAAGAAAATAGACAATTTTGAAtactttgaagaagaagtaacAAGACTGAACGTTTTAGTCGATGAGATCAAATCACAATATTATTCAAGGATTTCGAAACTCAGCAAACTTCTGAATGAATCTTCTGAGCAGAAAAATATAGCTAGCAAAGAATTGAGCCATCTTCAGGATCAGTTGATGCAAGATCGTGAGAGATGTAGACGGAAAATAGATGCATTAAACAAACAACTGGATTCAAGCCGCGATGCCATTAAAAGACTGAATGATGAGAAGGACGCTAAAGAGGAATCGATGATCAGGCAGAGTAAGCATCAGAATGTAAATTCGGTACAGAATGTTCTggacaaagaaaataagctACTTCGAAGAAAGTTGATGGAAATGGAGAATATTCTGCAAATATGCAAGTCCAATAGTGTATCATTACAACTGAAATACGATACTATagtacaagaaaaagaattgatgctacagaataaaaaatggactGAAGAGAAATTATCATCTTACAACAATAAAACACTGGCAGATGAATCTACAAAAGCATCGCGTATACGCAATctcgaagaaaaattatacCAAGCGCAGGCCGACCGTGAATCTGCTCTTTCATATAGTCAGCTTTTATTAGATCAAAATAAGCAATTATCTCATTCAGTGGAGGAGAAAATACTAGAAattaaaaacttgaaagatACCGCATGTATAGAGAAAACAgaattttccaaagaaaTGACTTTACAAAAAAGCATGAATGATTTATTAAGCTCACAACTAGCATCATTCGAAAGAGATCATTCGTCGGGAGAAATAGGGAAGGATGATGATAACCTCTGCAAGGATCCTGATCATAATAATGTGACAGACGAGCTGATGAATACGAAAGTACAATTCCAGAAATCACAAGATGAATGTCAACGGTTACAGAATATAATCTCTGATTTTGTTCAAGAAGATAAAGCCACAGTGGATACGAATGGAGCTTCCCACACCGTAGGAAAACTATTTTCTGATATTAAAGTGCTGAGAAAGCAACTGATAAAGGAAAGgagtcaaaaatttcagcTGCAAAATCAAATGGAGGATTTCATCCTAGAATTGGAACATAAAACGCCCGAACTTGTCTCTTTTAAggaaagaacaaaatctTTGGAGCACGAATTAAAACGTTCCACAGAACTACTAGAGACGATCTCTATGGCCAAGCGTAAAGACGAAAGGGAGCTGACCTCATTAAGGCAAAAAATCAATAGCTGCGAAGCAAATATTCATTTGCTGGTAAAACAACGTTTGGATTTGGCCCGTCAGGTGAAAGTATTACTTCTAAATACATCAGCAATACAGAAAACAACATTGCCATTATCAAAAGATGATCTGATttcattaagaaaaatattggaATCTGGAAGTGACGTTAACGAAAATGATGCGCAAGCTATTATTTCAGAAAGGCTAGTTGAATTCAACAACATTAATGAactacaagaaaaaaatgtagaaCTTCTATATTGCATTCGTACTCTGGCTGATAAATTAGAGTTTCAcgaaggaaaaaaagatacaaCTCTAGCAGAGGTGGAAAAGCAGACTATCAAAGAAGCGAAAGACGCAATCATTGAACTCGAGAATACCAACATGAAAATGGAATCGCGCATAAATATTCTATTGAGGGAGCGAGACTCCTACAAATTGCTAGCCTcaagtaaagaaaataatgtcAATGTAAACGCTAAAAATTTTACAGAAATATCACATGAGAAGAAGATTAAAGAACTTGAAGCAGAACTATCATCTACGAAAGTTGAAAGCTCTGCTGTTATTCaaaatttaagaaaagaGTTAACAACCTATAAAAAATTACTATGTGACAAGAAAATAGCTTCACAAgactttgaaaactttaaaatGTTGGCGAAGGAGAAAGAAAGTATTTTGGAGACAAGAGTGAACAACTTGAAAACTGATTTagagaaacaaaaattgaGTGTACCATCATTCGTACAAGACAACAAAGTCAGAGATTCAACCGAGTTATTACAGTCTAGAACCAAAACCGAAATTTTGATGCACGAAATTTCgagtttgaaaaaggaaactgCTAACTCGAtggttttgaaagaatcttTAACAAGAGATTTGGAGAGATGTTGTAAGGAGAAAATTCAATTACAGATGAAGCTCAAAGAATCAGAAATTAGCCTTAATGAACAGAAAGTCAATTTTGATTCGAAGGGAATCAAATATGATGCAAGAATCAAACAATTGGAAGAGAGTTTAGAAAGATTACGTATCGAATTAAAATCAAAGGctcaagaaataaaatcaCTACAATCGTCCAAAGATTCACAACTCAAATGGGCTCAAAATACCATTGATGATACCGAAGAGAAATTAAAGTCTGTACTAACAGAGTTATCAAGGAAGGAAAAAACAGTTGTAACACTTTCATCGAAGATAGAGAACCTTGATAATGAACTGAGAGAGAACAAACTTAAATATGAATTCCTGAATAACACTAGTGATGCAAGTACTTTACAACCAGCTTTAAGGAAAGAATTAGAGCAAACTCAACTTGAATTAAAGGATGCACATTCACAGGTTAGGActtatgaagaaattatctCAACAAATGAGAAAGCACTCAAAGAACTAAATAGCCAACTAGCAAGCATGAAAGAAGATTACGATGCTAGGATTGAGTTGGAGTGCAAGGAAAAACTCGCAAACGAAGAAGAGTTGTCTCTTTTACGTAGAGAGCTGGACGAAATCAGGAGTTTGCAACCGAAACTAAAAGAAGGTACTGTGTGCCTTGTCAAACAATCAGAAAAGCTAAGGAATCAAGCTGAAAAAATCCAGGAAATGAAAGCTAAGATCGACAAAATGAACTGGAATGTTCAAGtatacaaaaaagaaaaaacctCCCAATTTCAATCCATAATGAAGGCAAATAAGGAACTATCTGAATTAGTTACGCGCCTTGAAAAAGAGGCAACTGATTCCCAAATGGAATTGAAGAAGCTCAAATCCTCACTGCACAAAACTCAAGATTTACTTGATACgcatgaaaagaaatggatgGAGGAAAAGGCTGATTATGAAAGAGAACTGATATCTAATATCGAACAGACGGAGTCCTTACGTGTTGAAAATTCGGTGTTGATCGAAAAGATTGGTAGCGTTACAGAAGGAAGTGATGGAAATGAAGATTATCTGAAACtagtttcatttttttcaaatttacGTCATGAAAGGAATTCCCTAGAAACGAAACTAACTACTTGTAAGAGAGATTTAGCATTAGTCAAACAAAAGAATGCTAgtttagaaaaaaacataaacGACTTGCAGATAGACCAGCCTGCTTCTCAGACGGAACTTCAATGCTCCGCGGTAatcattgatgaatttaaCGATATCACGAAGGAAATTGCTCAAGTTAACCTTctaaaggaaaataatgCCATTTTACAAAAGAGTCTAAAAAACGTTACCGAAAAGAATAGAGAAATCTATGAAGAATTAACTATTAGACAAGAAGAGGTATCTCAATTGAAAAGTGATCtcataaaaacaaaagaacaagtttCTGTCAATGCTAACAAGATTTTAATTTATGAAAGTGAAATGGATCAATGTAAACAAAGGTATCACGATTTATCTACGCAACAAAGAGAagtccaaaaaaaaaccattgAAAAGCTAAATAGTGAGATTAGTGATTTTAAGGCTAAACTTTTGGATGCCGAAAATACAAAAACTGAGTTGGAGAATAAATTCAATAGATTAAAGAAACAAGCGCATGAAAAATTGGATGCATCAAAGAAACAACAAACTGCTTTAACTAACGAACTCAAAGAATTGAAGGCAGTGAGAGATAAATTAGAACAGGACCTAAATAgtaaaaacttcaaaaccGTTGATCTGGATACAGAACCCAAGGAACATACGGTCCAATCAGGAGATTTATTGAGAGATCAAGAAAAGGTTGCTTCTCTGCCATTAATAGAGGAGATCGAATCACTCAAAAGGGAGCTGCAGGTTTTTAAAAATGCGAATAACTCTTCTgatgcttttgaaaaattgagaGACAATatggaggaagaaaaaaacaagatcATCAACGAAAGAACTaaggaatttgaaaaaaaattggaagaGATAGTGAGTAAAAGTAAGAGTACTGGAAAAGTTGCAGATAATAGCGAAAATATTGAGacattgaagaaagaatggttaaaagaatatgaagaagaaacaataaGAAGGATTAGAGAAGCCGAAGAGAACTTAAAGAAGAGAATAAGACTACCAAGCgaagaaagaatacaaAAGATTATTAGCAAGCGTAAAGAAGAACTGGAAGAAGagtttcaaagaaaattgaaagagAATGCAAGTAGCTTGACATTTTCATGCGATAGAAAGGAAACTAATGATGATCCTGACGAAGATTTATGGAATAGCCCATCAAAGGGAAATTCCGAGAGACCTTCAGTAATCACCGACTTcatgaaacagaaaaatatcaaagttCAAGAACAGTTAAAGAAGGCCAAAAATGGCGTTTTCTTTGGTGACAGCCGGTCATCGAGtatgaacaaagaaaatagcGCCCTAGTTAAGGTTAATGATGACAAGGCAGCCTCAACTTTCAGCTTTGGTAAACCTTTATTCCCCTCCACTACGACGTCTTTCCAAAGCTTTCAGAATCCATTCACCCAATCTACAATAGATTCGAATACTGGTGTTTCTTTACCTACATTTAATATTCGAACTGACTTGTTAGCTGGAGTAGCTACTGACACTTCCAAAACAGATGGGCTCGCTAATAATAGCcctgatgaagaagaaataacaGAAATTGGAAGTACATTAAAACGACCAAACGAAGAGGATGCGTCTTCTGATCCAAAcacaaaaaaagtaaaggaAAGCCCAGAAGATGAGCCTGCTTCTAAGGATTGA
- the MCM10 gene encoding Mcm10p (similar to Saccharomyces cerevisiae MCM10 (YIL150C); ancestral locus Anc_5.703), protein MDDPREILAVDPYNSVTSDEEDEQAIAKELEFMERKRQALMERLKRKQAFKKPNDPNFEAIEVPQSPTKSRVKSGSQNAVKQVTRLETSNANESNLSQIQKQPELPINTTTYFMQKFQNAKKDEDRQIAKFESMMDARVHTFGTDNKKYKPIIANELEGFSNLWVKKRYIPEDDLKRSLHEIKILRLGKLFAKVRPPKFQAPEYANWATVGLISHKSDIKFTSSEKPVKFFMFTITDFQHTLDVYIFGKKGVERYYNLRLGDIIAILNPEVLPWRPSGRGNFIKSFNLRISHDFKCILEIGSSRDLGWCPIVNTKTHKKCGSPINISLHKCCDYHREVQFRGTSAKRIELNGGYALGAPTKVNSQPSLYKAKGENRFNIIRDARKGLSEEEERMKKSSHNFTNSNSAKAFFDEKFQNPDMLANLDNKRRKITDTKKSKALNRELAKIMRRKESSGLEDKSDGEKQKMKQTTENALQTGLIQRLGFDPTHGEISKVLKSSVPGGESKNNLLNGKKTVINDLLHYKKEKVILAPSKNEWFKKRNHREEVWQRHFGPKGEAEEASDASASDLEII, encoded by the coding sequence ATGGATGATCCTCGTGAAATTTTAGCAGTTGATCCATACAATAGCGTTACATCtgacgaagaagatgaacaGGCCATCGCGAAAGAACTTGAATTTATGGAACGGAAAAGGCAGGCCTTAATGGAACGATTAAAAAGGAAGCAAGCGTTCAAAAAACCAAATGATCCTAATTTCGAAGCCATTGAAGTACCACAATCCCCTACCAAGAGTCGTGTGAAATCGGGATCTCAAAATGCTGTAAAACAAGTTACAAGGCTGGAAACTTCGAATGCTAATGAATCGAATTTATCTCAAATACAAAAGCAACCGGAATTACCAATTAATACAACCACTTACTTTATGCAAAAATTCCAGAATGCAAAGAAAGATGAAGATAGACAAATCGCCAAGTTTGAAAGCATGATGGATGCAAGAGTACATACGTTTGGTACcgataacaaaaaatacaagCCAATAATCGCAAACGAACTAGAAggcttttcaaatctttggGTTAAGAAGAGGTACATACCCGAGGATGATTTGAAACGGTCATTACATGAAATCAAGATCCTTCGGCTAGGGAAACTTTTTGCTAAAGTTCGTCCACCTAAATTTCAGGCACCTGAGTACGCAAACTGGGCCACGGTGGGCCTTATTAGTCATAAATCAGATATCAAATTTACATCATCGGAGAAACCGGTCAAGTTCTTTATGTTCACCATAACAGACTTTCAGCATACACTAGATGTTTATATCTTTGGGAAAAAGGGTGTAGAAAGATACTATAACCTTCGTCTGGGTGATATAATAGCAATACTTAACCCTGAAGTATTACCATGGAGACCCTCGGGGCGAGGAAATTTTATCAAGTCCTTCAACCTTCGAATTAGCCATGACTTCAAGTGCATTCTGGAGATAGGCTCAAGCAGAGATTTAGGATGGTGTCCCATAGTAAATACAAAAACACATAAAAAATGTGGCTCTCCTATAAATATATCCCTTCACAAATGTTGTGATTATCATAGAGAAGTGCAATTTCGAGGGACGAGTGccaaaagaattgaatTAAATGGCGGATATGCCTTGGGTGCACCCACTAAAGTAAATTCTCAACCCAGCCTCTACAAGGCCAAAGGAGAAAATAGATTTAATATCATAAGGGATGCTCGAAAGGGTCTCTCTGAAGAGGAggaaagaatgaaaaagagcTCTCATAATTTTACCAATAGTAATTCTGCTAAGGCATTCTtcgatgaaaaatttcaaaatcctGATATGCTTGCAAACTTGGATAataagagaagaaagatAACCGACAccaagaaatcaaaagcaCTGAACCGCGAACTAGCCAAAATTATGAGAAGAAAGGAATCAAGTGGATTGGAAGATAAAAGCGACGGGgagaaacagaaaatgaAGCAAACGACTGAAAATGCTCTTCAAACAGGGCTCATCCAACGTTTAGGGTTTGATCCAACTCATGGGGAAATTTCCAAAGTACTCAAATCTTCTGTACCAGGCGGGGAATCTAAGAACAATCTTCTTAATGGGAAGAAAACTGTAATAAACGATCTCTTACATTacaagaaggaaaaagttATCCTCGCACCCTCAAAGAACGAAtggttcaagaaaagaaaccatCGTGAGGAGGTTTGGCAAAGACACTTCGGGCCTAAGGGAGAGGCTGAAGAAGCCTCGGATGCTAGTGCCAGCGATCTGGAGATAA
- the SLN1 gene encoding histidine kinase (similar to Saccharomyces cerevisiae SLN1 (YIL147C); ancestral locus Anc_5.700), translating to MRLRLPSKSEFTPPFRIGIRAQLTALVSIVALVSLIILAVTTGVYFTSNYKNLRSDRLYIAAQLKSSQIDQTLNYLYYQAYYLASRDALQSSLTSFVAGNKSADNWVDSLSVVQKFLSSSNLFYVAKVYDSSFTTVLNATNNGTGDLIPEDVLDSLFPLSTDTPLPSSLETTGILTDPVVNNTDYLMSMSLPIFANPSIILTDSRVYGYITIIMSAEGLKSVFNDTTALEKSNVAIISALYNNQGKASGYHFIFPPYGTASTLTQSVFSIKNNTFISSAFRNGKGGSLKQTNSFGIKNLALGYSPCSFQLVNWVAVVSQPESVFLSPATKLAKIITGTVIAIGVFVILLTLPLAHWAVQPIVRLQKATELITEGRGLRPSTPRTVSRASSFKRGFGSGFTVPSSLLQFNTGESGSTISASGHGGSGHGSGAAFSTESSMKSAINLGNEKLLPSEDEKKIPNNNTDAKVSMDGSLNHDLLAPNSLRNNDTDRSSNRSHILTTSANLTEARLPDYRRLFSDELSDLTETFNTMTDALDQHYALLEDRVRARTKQLEAAKIEAEAANEAKTVFIANISHELRTPLNGILGMTAISMEETDVNKIRNSLKLIFRSGELLLHILTELLTFSKNVLQRTKLEKRDFCITDVALQIKSIFGKVAKDQRVRLSISLFPNLIRTMVLWGDSNRIIQIVMNLVSNALKFTPVDGTVDVRMKLLGEYDKDLSEKKQFKEVHVKRGTEITEYSEETNKCDIPISSNHRKHVDLESTTTSITSNRDTSIIQEEITKRNTAANENIYKRMNDAEKLSSDDVSSIVSTTTSSYDDAIFNSQFNKAPGSDEDEGGNLGKPIENPKTWVISIEVEDTGPGIDPSLQESVFHPFVQGDQTLSRQYGGTGLGLSICRQLANMMNGTMRLESKVGVGSKFTFTLPLPQTKEISFANMDFPFEDEFNPESRKNRRVKFNVAKSIKSRQSTSSIATPATNRSSLINDVLPEIGSKNENQIKRFENSNMKREGVNGIGRIEQKLQEKNVKPFICFSSAESSEKKTVPPKHRSREESLGSVNLDRPFLQSTGTATSSRNVPTIQDNDKNDTSIKILVVEDNHVNQEVIKRMLNLEGIENIELACDGQEAFDKVKELTSKGGNYNMIFMDVQMPKVDGLLSTKMIRRDLGYKSPIVALTAFADDSNIKECLESGMNGFLSKPIKRPKLKTILTEFCAAYQGKKITSEEPKKAKTE from the coding sequence atgcGACTTCGACTGCCATCAAAATCGGAGTTTACTCCTCCGTTTAGGATAGGTATTCGAGCCCAACTGACGGCATTAGTTAGTATAGTGGCTCTAGTATCGCTAATTATTCTGGCTGTAACGACTGGTGTTTATTTTACCTCAAACTATAAAAACTTGAGGTCTGACAGACTTTATATTGCGGCACAATTAAAGTCATCACAAATTGATCAAACTTTAAACTATCTATACTACCAAGCCTATTATTTAGCATCAAGGGACGCCCTACAAAGCTCACTGACGAGCTTTGTTGCAGGTAACAAGAGTGCAGATAATTGGGTAGACTCCCTAAGTgttgttcaaaaatttctgaGTTCTTCAAACTTATTTTATGTTGCAAAAGTTTATGATTCCTCATTTACTACTGTTTTGAACGCCACAAATAACGGAACTGGTGATTTGATTCCGGAGGATGTTCTAGATAGTTTGTTTCCACTATCTACTGATACACCGCTACCTTCTTCGCTGGAAACTACAGGTATATTGACAGATCCAGTAGTGAATAACACCGATTATCTGATGTCTATGTCTTTACCCATTTTTGCAAACCCTTCTATTATCTTGACAGATTCAAGAGTTTATGGATATATCACTATAATAATGTCGGCCGAGGGTCTGAAGAGCGTGTTTAATGATACAACTGCTTTAGAAAAATCCAATGTTGCCATTATTTCTGCACTGTATAATAACCAGGGTAAAGCTTCAGGGTATCATTTTATCTTCCCACCGTATGGAACGGCTTCAACACTAACACAATCAGTCTTTTCCATAAAGAATAATACATTTATAAGCAGTGCGTTTAGAAATGGAAAGGGAGGTTCTTTGAAACAAACCAATAGCTTTGGTATAAAGAATTTGGCTTTAGGTTACTCTCCATGTTCGTTTCAATTAGTTAATTGGGTTGCGGTAGTTTCACAGCCTGAATCAGTTTTCCTTTCTCCGGCGACAAAACTAGCAAAAATAATCACAGGTACTGTCATTGCTATTGGTGTCTTCGTTATTTTACTAACCCTCCCTTTGGCGCATTGGGCAGTTCAACCAATTGTGCGGTTACAGAAGGCAACCGAGTTAATCACAGAGGGAAGAGGCCTGAGACCTAGTACTCCAAGAACAGTAAGCAGGGCCAGTTCATTTAAACGAGGATTTGGTTCTGGGTTTACTGTTCCTTCCTCATTATTACAATTCAACACTGGGGAAAGCGGCAGCACCATAAGTGCAAGTGGCCATGGAGGTAGCGGACATGGTAGTGGTGCCGCCTTTTCTACCGAAAGCAGCATGAAAAGTGCTATAAATCttggaaatgaaaaattgttaccttcagaagatgaaaaaaagataccGAATAACAATACTGATGCAAAAGTATCAATGGATGGCTCCCTCAACCACGACTTACTTGcaccaaattctttacGGAATAATGATACCGACAGGAGCTCTAATAGATCCCATATTCTTACAACTTCTGCAAATTTAACCGAAGCTAGATTGCCAGATTACAGAAGACTATTTTCTGATGAGCTTTCCGATTTAACTGAAACCTTTAATACAATGACAGATGCGTTAGACCAACATTATGCTCTTTTAGAAGATAGAGTTAGAGCAAGAACGAAACAACTCGAAGCTGCTAAGATTGAGGCAGAGGCTGCTAATGAAGCCAAAACAGTTTTTATTGCTAACATTTCACACGAATTGAGAACACCCTTGAATGGTATTCTAGGTATGACGGCTATTTCAATGGAAGAAACCGATGTGAATAAAATAAGAAATAGTTTAAAACTTATCTTTAGATCCGGTGAGCTTTTGCTTCATATTCTAACAGAGTTATTAactttttctaaaaatgtCCTTCAAAGAACGAAACTTGAGAAAAGAGATTTTTGTATTACCGACGTCGCTTtacaaataaaatcaatctTCGGTAAAGTTGCCAAGGACCAGCGTGTTCGTCTGtcaatatcattatttcctAATTTGATAAGGACCATGGTTCTTTGGGGTGATTCTAACAGAATTATCCAAATCGTTATGAATCTAGTGTCCAATGCGCTAAAATTTACCCCTGTAGATGGTACTGTCGACGTCAGAATGAAATTGTTAGGTGAGTACGACAAAGATTTAAGcgaaaagaaacaattcaaagaaGTCCATGTGAAAAGGGGTACTGAAATAACCGAATATTCAGAAGAGACTAATAAATGTGACATTCCAATTTCATCAAACCATAGAAAACATGTTGATTTAGAATCTACCACGACTTCCATAACAAGTAATAGAGATACTTCGATAATTCAAGAAGAGATaactaaaagaaatactGCTGCTAATGAGAACATTTATAAGAGAATGAATGACGCAGAAAAACTATCCAGTGACGATGTTTCTTCGATAGTATCAACAACCACTAGTTCATACGATGATGCCATCTTCAATAGTCAGTTCAATAAAGCACCTGGttctgatgaagatgaaggtgGTAATTTGGGAAAACCCATAGAAAATCCCAAAACATGGGTAATTTCTATTGAGGTAGAAGATACCGGCCCAGGTATTGACCCCTCTTTACAAGAATCCGTATTTCATCCATTTGTTCAAGGTGATCAAACATTGTCCAGACAATATGGCGGTACTGGATTAGGGTTATCAATTTGTAGACAATTAGCAAACATGATGAACGGTACAATGAGATTAGAGTCTAAAGTTGGCGTTGGTAGTAAGTTCACATTCACACTGCCATTGCCCCAAACTAAAGAAATAAGTTTTGCCAATATGgattttccttttgaagatgaattcAATCCTGAGAGcagaaaaaacagaagagTTAAATTCAATGTTGCCAAAAGTATCAAGAGCCGACAATCCACATCATCCATCGCAACACCTGCTACTAACAGAAGCAGTTTAATTAACGATGTGCTACCAGAAATAGGAAGCAAAAACGAGAACCAGATAAAAAGGTTTGAAAACTCCAAcatgaaaagagaaggagTAAATGGAATTGGCAGAATTGAGCAAAaattacaagaaaaaaatgtaaaacCCTTTATTTGCTTTTCAAGTGCTGAAagtagtgaaaaaaagactgTGCCTCCCAAGCATCGCTCTCGTGAGGAAAGTCTAGGTTCTGTGAATCTTGACAGACCATTCCTACAAAGTACTGGCACAGCTACATCCAGTAGAAATGTACCCACAATTCAAGacaatgataaaaatgatacaagtatcaaaattttggtTGTAGAAGATAATCACGTGAATCAAGAAGTCATAAAAAGGATGCTAAATCTTGAAGgcattgaaaatattgaacTGGCTTGCGATGGCCAAGAAGCATTCGACAAAGTTAAAGAACTAACGTCAAAGGGCGGAAATTACAATATGATTTTCATGGATGTTCAGATGCCTAAAGTGGATGGATTACTTTCTACCAAGATGATAAGGCGTGATTTAGGGTATAAATCACCTATCGTTGCTTTAACAGCATTTGCCGACGATAGCAACATTAAAGAATGCCTAGAATCAGGCATGAATGGATTTTTGTCGAAACCAATTAAAAGGCCAAAATTAAAAACTATCCTAACGGAGTTTTGTGCAGCATACCagggaaagaaaataacaagTGAAGAACCCAAAAAAGCCAAAACAGAATAA